A segment of the Arthrobacter sp. U41 genome:
CACCCAGGACCGCCCCATTACCATCACCGCAACCAACAAGGACGAACTGGAACGCGAGCTCAACCATGTTGTGAAACTGACCCAGGAAAAAGCCATAACGGAAGGCCTTCGAGGAATCCTCGTCACTCATGAGGCACCCGGCCGCTTCACCGTTGCCCTCCACGAGGATGTCCCGTTTGGCCTTACGAGAGAGAAACAGGCGTGGTAAGTAAGCCCGGCAACGGATACGTCGAAACGGCCGGCGACATGCCGGACGGCGCCACGACGTGGCAACCCGCCGATGAATGGGTGCTCCTCGAAGGACTGAGTGTCGACATTCATGAAAACGGAAAGCTCATTGACCACGGCAGAGTAGAAGCCGTAACCGAGGACGGATGTATTCTGTGGCTTGCACAGGAAGGAATCCGTCCCCGCCGATTGGTGGAGAAACTGCCCGGAACCGAACTCAGGATCATTGCCGCCCGCCCGCTCCCTTGACTGCCTGGCCGAGAACGGTTGGTCAAGTTGATAGGGGTCCCGGTTGTTCCACCGGTCTTATATGAAAAGGAGCGGATTGTTGATGTCGTTCCAGAGTACTTCGTAGGCGTCAGGGCTCATATATCCGGTGTAGCTGTGCCGGCGTTTGCCGTTGTAGTAATCGAGCCAGCCGTTCATGGCGGTCACCAGCTCGATGACTGTCTGCCAGGTCCGTTTCAGATCCAGCAATTCGGTCTGCATACGCCCCCAGAAGGTCTCCATGGCCGCGTTGTCGAAGCAATCGCCCACGCTCCCCAGCGAGGCGGTAAGCTCCCACTGGCGCAGGTTTTCGCTGAATCCCCAGGATGTGAAATTCGTGCCGTGATCCGAATGCATGACCGTGGCTCCGTCCCGATCACGGCTGTGGGGGGCCTGGCTGACTGCCCGGCTCACTAGGGCCGTGTCGTTGATCGTTGAGAAGGAACGGCCCACGGCGGTCCGGGCGAAGCAATCGAGCACTACGCAGCAATAGACCTTTCCCTCACGGGTCGGATGCTCCGTGACGTCGGTCAGCCACAGTCTGTTGGGGCCATCGGCGGTGAAGACCCTCTTGACCAGATCCGCGTCCATGCGTTTGTCTGCCAGCGGGTTGCGGAAGACCCTGACGCGCGGAACTCCGGCAATTCGCTGCTCCCGCATGACAGCCTTGATGAGCTTGCGGTTGACGATCATTTCGTACTCATCCAGCAGCTCGGCACGAATCCGGCGCCAGCCGTACGTCCCGCCGGACTGCCCGTGAATCTCACCACATAGTCGGCCACGATGCGTCGTCTGATGGCACGGATCGGGAGCTCACAGCGAAGGTGCTTAATGTAGGTCGAACGGTTCAGGGCGACGGTGCGGCAGGCACTTCTGGCTGAGAAGCCCTGGGCGACGAGCCCATCGACGATCGCGAACTTCCTTTTGGGGGCACCACCACTTGCCCGTCGTAGAGGGCGCTGGCGGCCTTCACGATTGCCAGCTCGTCCTCAAGCTGCCGGATCCTCTTCGCAGCCGACTGCAGGTCCGGGGCCGGCGTGCTCGGCGTTCCCGACGCAAGACCGGCATCCACCAGAGCCTGGTGCTTCCATCGGTACAGAGTGCCCAGACAGATCCCGGATTCGGCATGAACGGCAAGGACAGCTTCTCCCTGGCGCATACGTTCACTCAGCCCCCGGCGGACGGATGCAGGATACTCAAAAGGCATGTCATGACCCCCTCGAAGTCACTATGCACCTCTCACATATAGCCGGTCTACCAAAAGGGACCCGGAGCAACCGGACTTCTACCTGGGGACCCAACCAACATATCCGGAGCCTACGACCGTAGGAGCTGTCTGTCATGTGCTCAACCCCGACCCCGCCACGCATCACCATGCCTCCCGTTCCGCTTTGCCGAACAACGAAGATGGCAACTCCCGCCCCATGAATACCCGTTCATGCCAGTTTGTGCGGAGGTAGGAGTTGGACACGGGAACTCCCGTTGCGCGTCGATAGAGGGTACATAAACTGCGCCGCCTCGTCAGGGTTGTGGAATTCGTCGACGACGAGGCCCAACACCACCGCGTCATTTTCTGATAGTTCCTGTGAACCCTGAAAAAAGGCGACCAGTTCCCCAACACAGGCACCGCCTCCGTATGACCAAAAATTGATCCAGAGGAATAGCAGCGACGTGCCCCAGCTTTCCTCTGTTGTGTCCGGAGGCAGCTCGGCGTAGAGCTTAGCCTCGTATCGGCCTGGGGCGAGCCGCGTTACCAAGACACCAACTCGTTCGGCCATGGCCGCGGGCGTCAAGAGATCCACCGCTCTGTCCAAGGCGGCATCTAATTCCCTTCCTGCTTGAACGGCTATGACGAGAGGAACTGGAGCTGTCTGAATGGTCATAATCCCCTACTCTCTTGGCTCGCGGTTTTCATGCCATCATTGTTAACTGCTTGGCGGTGGTTGAATCTTTAGCGGTGATAAGAACGATTACGTCATTCTGTCTTTTCGTAAGATAAGTTATCGGCGCTAAAGTAGGGCTCTCCTGACGTAAGTGTGGGTCAGGGTTTGCGTGTTATGAGGCATGGGTAGCCCGGTAGATTTGGGAGTTCTCACACTGTCCAAATTTCGGAGCTACCCATGCGTGCTACTACTCTACTCAACGGCGTCTTGAATCTGGCCGGGGTCCGGGTTGTTGACGTTGATCCTGGCGCCGGGGGTCCGCTGCTGGTGCGGGTGGCGTTGAAGGCCCGCAAGCGCCTGGACTGCCCGCACTGCAGCTACTCAACGATGGCCGGGTATGACACCCGGTGGGCGGAATCGTCGTGGCGGCATCTGGATTTCGCCGGCAGGGTCCTGGTGCTCACAATGCTCCGCCGGCGGCTGGTCTGCCCCAGCCACGGCGTCGTGGTGCAGGGCGTGCCGTTCGCCCGGCCCGGCTCCCGGTTCAGCACGGAATTTGAGGACATGATCGCCTGGCTGGTCACCCGTGCGGACAAGACCACGGTGTCCACCTTCGCCCGGATAGCGTGGCGGACCGTCGGGGCGATCTGTGAACGCGTCGTGGCCGAACAACTCGATGAGAGCCGCTTCGAAGGCCTGGTCAATATCGGCGTGGATGAGATTTCCTGGCGCAAACACCACCGCTACCTGACCCTCGTCTCGGACCACGCCACCTCGAAGATCGTCTGGGGCGCACCGGGAAAGAACGCGGCGACACTGGATGGATTCTTCAAGGAGATCGGACCGGTGAACACGGCGGCGATAGAGGCCGTCAGCATGGACATGGGCCCGGCTTTTGCCAAGTCCGTGAAGACCAACGCACCCGGCGCGGTCATCTGCTACGACCCGTTCCACGTCATCCAGGTCGCCACCAACGCGCTGGAAGCCTTCCGCCGTTCCATCTGGCAACGGACCCGTGAGCTGCCCGATCAGGACATCGCGAAGAAGTTCAAAGGAACCCGCTGGGTGCTGCTGAAAAACCCGCAGAACCTCACCGAAAAACAACAAGCCACCCTGGCCGGGCTCGAACGCACCGGAGGGCTGCTCTGGGACGCCTACCAGCTCAAGGAATCCCTCCGGGAGGTCTTCGCCGGCGACCTCAACCCCGATGACGTGATGGAGATGATCACCACCTGGTGCGACCTCGCCGCCAAATCCAACATCCGCGAGTTCGCCAGGGCCGCCGCCACGATCCGATCCCACACCCAAGGGATCCACGCAGCAGTCACCAGGAAACTCTCCAACGGCCGCCACGAAGGACTGAACAACAAGATCCGCACCATGACCCGCAGATCCTACGGATTCCACACCCCCGAAGCCGCCCTCGCCCTGATCATGCTCGCCTGCGGACCCGTCGAAATCAAACTCCCATACCAGACATAACCGAACCCACATTCACGTCAGGAGAGCCTAAAGTAGGACGAGTTCAAATAGAATGAGAGAACCCTACTTCCCTTCAGCGGCCTCGCTGTCCGACCGCGTCCTTTGTCGAGGCAGTCGGATGCGGCGAGCCCTATGTGGCGCGATACGGGTCGGTGTCGTAACCGGTTCGGTCCAGATCGCCGAAGAGAAGATCAACCAGCACCTCGTGCAATAGTTTCACACCGTTGCAGAGGTCATCGGGTTCCGTGAATTCCCGTTCGGAATGGGCATAGCCTCCCGCGCTCGGAACGAAGAGCATCACGGTGGGAGCTATTTTGTTGAGGGCGATCGAGTCATGTCCCGACACCGTCAGCAGACTCATGCTGCTGAGATCGGCGCGTGCAGCGGCGGCATGGGAGATCCGCTCACTCGGCTCCCAGTACCGAGCGGGTTCACGGTGCCACAATTGTTGGATCTTGATATCCACCGAGGCAGCAGTCGCCGCGCTCTCGATCAGCTCGAGGAACTCGGCTTCCGCGGGCGCGAGGGCGTCGTAGTCTGCCGAGCGGATCTCCACGTGCATAGTCGCGTGCGATGTGACGACGTTTGGGGACTCCGGATACGTCCGCAATTCGGTAACCGAGCTGTGAAGCAGACCTTCAGGACGGGAGTCCGTCATGGTCCGCACTCCAGCGATGACCAGCGCCGCACCCAAGAGAGCGTCCCGTCGCTCGGCCATCGGAGTGGCGCCGGTGTGGGACTGCTCACCTAGGATCTCGAGGTTGTACTTGTAGGCTGCCCAACTCGCCGTGACGGCGGCGACGTCGATCCCGTTCCGCTCCAAGCTCGAAGACTGTTCGACGTGAATCTCGGCGTACGCCTCGATGGGGACGTCGAGGGGAGCAATTCCTCGGTAACCGATCGCCTCGAGCGCCTCCCCGACGCTGATTCCTGCGGGGTCCGTTACAAGGAGTGCCTTATCGAGCGCAAGCGCGCCCGTGAACACGGACGATCCCATAAGACTCGGCTGGAAGCGG
Coding sequences within it:
- a CDS encoding IS3 family transposase, with the translated sequence MHGQSGGTYGWRRIRAELLDEYEMIVNRKLIKAVMREQRIAGVPRVRVFRNPLADKRMDADLVKRVFTADGPNRLWLTDVTEHPTREGKVYCCVVLDCFARTAVGRSFSTINDTALVSRAVSQAPHSRDRDGATVMHSDHGTNFTSWGFSENLRQWELTASLGSVGDCFDNAAMETFWGRMQTELLDLKRTWQTVIELVTAMNGWLDYYNGKRRHSYTGYMSPDAYEVLWNDINNPLLFI
- a CDS encoding ISL3 family transposase, with translation MRATTLLNGVLNLAGVRVVDVDPGAGGPLLVRVALKARKRLDCPHCSYSTMAGYDTRWAESSWRHLDFAGRVLVLTMLRRRLVCPSHGVVVQGVPFARPGSRFSTEFEDMIAWLVTRADKTTVSTFARIAWRTVGAICERVVAEQLDESRFEGLVNIGVDEISWRKHHRYLTLVSDHATSKIVWGAPGKNAATLDGFFKEIGPVNTAAIEAVSMDMGPAFAKSVKTNAPGAVICYDPFHVIQVATNALEAFRRSIWQRTRELPDQDIAKKFKGTRWVLLKNPQNLTEKQQATLAGLERTGGLLWDAYQLKESLREVFAGDLNPDDVMEMITTWCDLAAKSNIREFARAAATIRSHTQGIHAAVTRKLSNGRHEGLNNKIRTMTRRSYGFHTPEAALALIMLACGPVEIKLPYQT
- a CDS encoding M20 family metallo-hydrolase; its protein translation is MNIIDEFTALSEIGATSGGGMHRLCATSIDGVARDWLRGRLEAAGARVHVDEIGNVFGLFEFVPSAPYVLTGSHIDSQPTGGKYDGAYGVVASLVAAAGIAEGVHRGEIVPRRNLAVVAWTNEEGARFQPSLMGSSVFTGALALDKALLVTDPAGISVGEALEAIGYRGIAPLDVPIEAYAEIHVEQSSSLERNGIDVAAVTASWAAYKYNLEILGEQSHTGATPMAERRDALLGAALVIAGVRTMTDSRPEGLLHSSVTELRTYPESPNVVTSHATMHVEIRSADYDALAPAEAEFLELIESAATAASVDIKIQQLWHREPARYWEPSERISHAAAARADLSSMSLLTVSGHDSIALNKIAPTVMLFVPSAGGYAHSEREFTEPDDLCNGVKLLHEVLVDLLFGDLDRTGYDTDPYRAT